A genomic region of Miscanthus floridulus cultivar M001 chromosome 3, ASM1932011v1, whole genome shotgun sequence contains the following coding sequences:
- the LOC136542955 gene encoding intraflagellar transport protein 74-like produces MGQGGEGPGPAAGGSGAAWGKEGRGRGRPPVGGEEAADPGRHGARRGGARAGRQREERRGGAGRRREERREGAGAGCRREAVRGSGGRERERERECVCARMFGGGGSGVRVMRAEKVSLQGLGHNDLMKHVMHSGIARTADQRHQLMKRMEPLAEENKILWEALSLSEKSIQRAQRERDLAESNSRDLEHQKEVLSERLTAASEQLKKTSEQLATVSEELKNMSEQLGKKNGELKNKTEQLDRKCQQFEDSKMQNSTNFAKPSSKSDKRKRKSRSEQINWPEELKDYRHKTKAQFDVLVQEAKVQKDNFNTITCRNKTSTRLHRQLNRCPVLTACSKGQIPSFRDARQRGRTSKTSTATPF; encoded by the exons ATGGGGCAAGGTGGGGAGGGGCCGGGGCCGGCCGCCGGTGGATCCGGGGCGGCATGgggcaaggaggggaggggccgagGCCGGCCGCCGGTGGGAGGAGAGGAGGCGGCGGATCCGGGGCGGCATGgggcaaggaggggaggggccaggGCCGGCCGCCAGcgagaggagaggaggggaggggccggccgccggcgggaggagaggagggaagggGCCGGGGCCGGCTGCCGGCGGGAGGCAGTGAGAGGGAGCGGGGGCAGGGAGAGGGAGCGGGAGCGCGAGTGCGTGTGTGCGAGGATGTTTGGGGGCGGCGGCAGCGGGGTTAGGGTTATGCGC GCTGAGAAAGTTAGCCTCCAGGGACTTGGACACAATGACCTCATGAAGCATGTCATGCATTCG gggatagctcgaacagctgatcaacggcaccaactgatgaagaggatggagcccctcgctgaggagaacAAGATACTCTGGGAAGCGTTAAGTCTTTCGGAGAAGagtattcagagggcccagcgcgagcgggaccttgcggagtcgaactcgcgggaccttgaacatcagaaggaggttctgtccgagcgactaacggctgcatccgagcagctgaagaagacgtCCGAACAACTGGCGACTGTATCCGAGGAActaaaaaatatgtccgagcagttgggcaagaaaaacggagaactaaaaaataaaaccgagcagctcgaccggaagtgccagcagttcgaggat agcaagatgcagaactcaaccaACTTCGCCAAACCGTCGAGcaaatccgacaagagaaaacgaaagagtcggagcgagcagataaactggcctgaagaattgaaag attatcgacataaaaccaaggcgcagttcgatgtgctggtgcaggaagccaaagtccagaaagacaacttcaacactataacctgccgcaataaaaccagtACTCGACTGCATCGACAGTTGAACCGGTGCCCCGTCCTGACAGCATGCAGCAAGGGCCAGATaccatcattcagagatgcaaggcagcgtgggagaacttcaaaaacttcaaccgcgacgccgttttga